A window of Neisseria canis contains these coding sequences:
- the feoB gene encoding ferrous iron transporter B, whose protein sequence is MDLSYFALVGAPNCGKTVLFNGLTGSNAKVANYPGVTVDRREGVFVDDQTIHIIDLPGTYSLRTTSLDEAVARDMVLGKLGQKMDGIIAVADATNLRMTLRMILELKTLGLPMAVSLNMSDVARARGLKINAAKLGELLGVPVLETVAVSREGIRGVREAVRKLPHYGKQLDADAALKALEALDSNQLYAEVENILEQVVETKMTLPSWHRSLDNLVLHPVWGVILLLVILLLVFQAVYSWSAPIMDSIEGAFGALGEWVATVMPAGVLQDLLVNGVIAGVGSVLVFLPQITILFAFILLLEDSGYLPRAAFLLDNMLAKTGLSGRAFIPLLSSFACAVPAVMSARTIQDPRERLVTIAIAPMLTCSARLPVYALIIAALIPEKTVWSVFNLQGLTLFGLYVAGIASAGLTAFVMKWLARRKGGVQQFPLLMELPTYRMPNFKHIMVSLWDRVWAFLKRAGTIIFALSVVLWVLVSFPAPPEGATGAPIDYSFAGTIGHWIQPIFAPLGFTWQMCIAMIPGIAAREVVVAALGTVYAVEANASEDAVQNALIPIVNESWGLPTAFAFLAWYVYAPMCMATLAVIKRETKSAKQTWMITAYLFVLAYVFAFIVYQISSRMM, encoded by the coding sequence GTGGATGACCAAACCATCCATATTATTGATTTGCCGGGCACTTACAGCCTGCGGACAACCAGTTTGGACGAAGCGGTGGCGCGCGATATGGTGTTGGGTAAGCTCGGCCAGAAAATGGACGGGATTATTGCGGTTGCCGATGCGACCAATTTGCGCATGACTTTGCGCATGATTTTGGAGTTGAAAACCTTAGGGTTGCCTATGGCGGTGTCGTTGAATATGAGCGACGTGGCGCGTGCGAGGGGCTTGAAAATCAATGCGGCTAAGTTGGGCGAGCTGCTGGGTGTGCCAGTGTTGGAAACGGTGGCGGTCAGCAGGGAAGGGATACGCGGTGTGCGCGAAGCCGTCCGCAAGCTGCCCCATTACGGCAAGCAGCTGGATGCCGATGCGGCATTGAAAGCGCTGGAAGCTTTAGACAGTAATCAATTATATGCCGAAGTGGAAAATATTCTCGAGCAGGTGGTGGAAACGAAAATGACCCTGCCTTCGTGGCACCGGAGTTTGGATAATCTGGTGCTGCATCCTGTTTGGGGCGTGATTCTGCTTTTGGTTATTTTATTGTTGGTGTTCCAAGCTGTTTATTCTTGGTCTGCGCCGATTATGGATTCGATTGAAGGTGCGTTCGGGGCGCTGGGGGAATGGGTGGCAACGGTGATGCCTGCCGGAGTGTTGCAGGATTTGCTGGTTAACGGTGTGATTGCCGGTGTGGGCAGCGTGTTGGTGTTTTTGCCGCAGATTACGATTTTGTTTGCCTTTATTCTGCTTTTGGAAGATTCGGGTTATCTGCCGCGCGCCGCTTTTTTGCTGGATAACATGTTGGCGAAAACGGGCTTGTCGGGCAGGGCGTTTATTCCTCTGCTTTCGAGCTTTGCGTGTGCGGTGCCTGCCGTGATGTCGGCAAGAACGATTCAAGACCCGCGCGAGCGTTTGGTAACGATTGCCATCGCGCCTATGCTTACTTGCTCTGCGCGTTTGCCCGTGTATGCGCTGATTATTGCGGCATTGATTCCCGAAAAAACCGTGTGGAGTGTGTTTAACCTGCAAGGTTTGACCTTGTTCGGGCTGTATGTGGCCGGTATCGCGTCGGCGGGGTTGACTGCGTTTGTGATGAAATGGTTGGCACGCCGCAAAGGCGGTGTGCAGCAGTTTCCTTTGTTGATGGAGCTGCCGACCTACCGTATGCCTAATTTCAAGCACATTATGGTCAGTCTGTGGGACAGGGTGTGGGCGTTCTTAAAACGCGCCGGTACGATTATTTTCGCTTTGAGCGTGGTTTTGTGGGTTTTGGTAAGTTTTCCCGCGCCGCCGGAAGGTGCGACCGGTGCGCCGATCGATTACAGCTTTGCCGGCACCATCGGCCATTGGATCCAACCGATTTTTGCACCTTTGGGTTTTACTTGGCAGATGTGTATCGCCATGATTCCGGGTATTGCCGCGCGTGAAGTGGTGGTGGCCGCTTTGGGTACGGTTTATGCCGTGGAAGCAAATGCATCAGAAGATGCTGTACAAAACGCCTTGATTCCGATTGTGAACGAAAGCTGGGGCTTGCCGACTGCATTTGCTTTCTTGGCTTGGTATGTTTATGCGCCGATGTGTATGGCTACTTTGGCCGTGATTAAGCGCGAAACCAAATCGGCGAAACAAACTTGGATGATTACGGCCTATCTGTTTGTCCTAGCTTATGTGTTTGCTTTTATTGTGTATCAAATCAGCTCGAGGATGATGTGA
- a CDS encoding FeoB-associated Cys-rich membrane protein yields MEQYIIVGLIVGACAVYLLRKFVFKPKSAKSAACGGCDRCGGKQGGCH; encoded by the coding sequence ATGGAACAATATATTATTGTTGGCTTGATTGTCGGCGCATGCGCGGTGTATCTGTTGCGCAAGTTTGTATTTAAACCGAAGTCCGCCAAAAGCGCTGCGTGCGGCGGTTGCGACCGTTGCGGAGGCAAACAGGGCGGTTGCCATTAG
- the pnp gene encoding polyribonucleotide nucleotidyltransferase — protein sequence MFNKHVKSFQYGNQTVTLETGEVARQAAAAVKVSMGDTVVLVAVTTNKDVKEGQDFFPLTVDYLERTYAAGKIPGGFFKREGKQSEKEILTSRLIDRPIRPLFPEGFYHDIQIVAMVVSIDPEIDSDIPAMIGASAALVLSGVPFAGPIGAARVGYAGGQYLLNPTKTELETSQMDLVVAGTAKAVLMVESEAQVLPEDVMLGAVVYGHEQMQVVIDAINEFADEVNPEVWDWKAPETDTELVAKIRGIAGGTIGEAFKIRQKQARTAKLDEAWSAVKESLITEETDTLTANQIKGIFKQLEADVVRGQILDGQPRIDGRDTRTVRPINIQTGVLPRTHGSALFTRGETQALAVATLGTSRDEQIIDALSGEYTDRFMLHYNFPPYSTGEVGRMGAPKRREIGHGRLAKRALVAVLPEPEEFSYTMRVVSEITESNGSSSMASVCGGCLSLLSAGVPLKAHVAGIAMGLILENNKFAVLTDILGDEDHLGDMDFKVAGTTEGVTALQMDIKIQGITKEIMQIALEQAKEARLHILAQMKEAVDGPQELSQHAPRLFTMKINPDKIRDVIGKGGETIRAITAETGTEINIDDDGTVTIAAVAGEAGEAAKRRIEEITAEVEVGKVYEGTVLKILENNVGAIVSVMPGKDGLVHVSQIAHERVNNVADYLKVGQTVNVKALEVDDRGRVRLSIKALLEAPAREPREQQPKD from the coding sequence ATGTTTAACAAGCATGTTAAATCGTTTCAATACGGTAACCAAACCGTTACTTTGGAAACCGGCGAAGTAGCGCGCCAGGCCGCCGCCGCAGTAAAAGTGTCTATGGGCGATACTGTGGTGCTGGTAGCGGTAACAACCAATAAAGACGTTAAAGAAGGTCAAGACTTCTTTCCGCTGACCGTCGATTATTTAGAGCGCACTTATGCTGCCGGCAAAATTCCGGGCGGTTTTTTCAAACGCGAAGGCAAGCAAAGCGAGAAAGAAATTCTCACCAGCCGCTTGATCGACCGCCCGATCCGCCCGCTGTTCCCGGAAGGCTTTTACCACGACATCCAAATCGTAGCGATGGTGGTGTCTATCGACCCTGAAATCGATTCCGACATTCCCGCCATGATCGGCGCGTCTGCTGCGCTGGTGTTGAGCGGCGTACCGTTTGCCGGCCCGATTGGCGCGGCGCGAGTGGGCTATGCCGGCGGCCAATATCTGCTGAACCCGACCAAAACCGAGCTGGAAACTTCCCAAATGGATTTGGTGGTGGCCGGTACGGCCAAAGCCGTTTTGATGGTGGAATCAGAAGCGCAAGTACTGCCTGAAGACGTGATGTTGGGCGCAGTGGTTTACGGCCATGAGCAAATGCAGGTGGTGATTGATGCCATCAACGAATTTGCCGATGAAGTGAACCCCGAAGTGTGGGATTGGAAAGCGCCGGAAACCGATACCGAGCTGGTTGCCAAAATCCGCGGTATTGCCGGCGGCACCATCGGCGAGGCCTTCAAAATCCGTCAAAAACAAGCGCGCACGGCGAAGCTGGACGAAGCGTGGAGCGCGGTAAAAGAGTCTTTGATTACCGAAGAAACCGACACGCTCACCGCCAACCAAATCAAAGGCATTTTCAAACAATTGGAAGCCGATGTGGTGCGCGGCCAGATTTTGGACGGCCAACCGCGTATCGACGGCCGCGACACCCGCACCGTGCGCCCGATTAATATTCAGACAGGCGTATTGCCGCGCACGCACGGTTCCGCCCTGTTTACCCGCGGCGAAACCCAAGCGCTTGCCGTGGCCACTTTAGGCACCTCGCGCGACGAGCAAATCATCGACGCTTTGAGCGGCGAATACACCGACCGCTTTATGCTGCACTACAACTTCCCGCCATACTCTACCGGCGAAGTGGGTCGCATGGGCGCACCTAAACGCCGCGAAATCGGCCATGGCCGCTTGGCTAAGCGCGCTTTGGTTGCCGTGTTGCCTGAGCCTGAAGAGTTCAGCTACACCATGCGCGTGGTATCGGAGATTACCGAATCCAACGGTTCGTCTTCCATGGCTTCCGTGTGCGGCGGCTGTTTGAGCCTGCTGTCTGCCGGCGTGCCGCTGAAAGCACACGTTGCCGGCATCGCCATGGGCTTGATTTTGGAAAATAATAAATTCGCCGTATTGACCGATATTCTGGGCGACGAAGACCACTTGGGCGATATGGACTTCAAAGTGGCCGGTACCACCGAGGGCGTAACCGCGCTGCAAATGGACATTAAGATTCAAGGCATTACCAAAGAAATCATGCAGATTGCCTTAGAGCAGGCCAAAGAAGCGCGTCTGCACATCTTGGCGCAAATGAAAGAAGCCGTAGACGGCCCGCAAGAGCTGTCGCAACACGCGCCGCGCCTGTTCACCATGAAAATCAACCCCGATAAAATCCGCGATGTTATCGGCAAAGGCGGCGAAACCATCCGCGCCATCACGGCCGAAACCGGCACCGAAATCAATATCGACGACGACGGCACCGTAACCATCGCAGCAGTTGCAGGCGAAGCGGGCGAAGCCGCCAAGCGCCGCATCGAAGAAATTACTGCGGAAGTGGAAGTGGGCAAAGTGTATGAAGGCACCGTGTTGAAAATTTTGGAAAACAACGTCGGCGCCATCGTATCCGTAATGCCGGGCAAAGACGGCTTGGTGCATGTGAGCCAAATCGCACACGAGCGCGTGAACAATGTGGCCGATTATCTGAAAGTGGGCCAAACCGTGAATGTGAAAGCGCTGGAAGTGGACGACCGCGGCCGCGTACGCTTGTCGATCAAAGCGTTATTGGAAGCACCTGCCCGCGAACCGCGCGAGCAGCAACCGAAAGACTAA